Proteins encoded in a region of the Rubripirellula tenax genome:
- a CDS encoding DUF6980 family protein has translation MAISKHASVTDKPCTCDLLQRTANDPSYPIVFDTDTNEYHFTWNDGALLVIRHCPFCGGAAPESKRDLLFAQIPGPEESRLAKLLEGVTTMDDAINRFGKPDYDRTSTSCRDETEDAGPRIAHHRLIQYHELSDVAEIWITERTDGSVHWELHGKYVGLNAR, from the coding sequence ATGGCCATATCCAAACACGCTTCTGTCACCGACAAACCATGTACCTGCGATTTACTGCAAAGAACCGCAAACGATCCGTCTTACCCCATCGTCTTTGACACGGACACGAACGAATACCATTTCACCTGGAACGATGGCGCGCTACTCGTCATCCGTCATTGCCCTTTTTGCGGGGGAGCTGCACCCGAATCGAAACGCGATCTTCTATTTGCGCAGATTCCCGGTCCTGAAGAATCTCGTCTCGCAAAACTGCTAGAGGGCGTGACGACAATGGACGACGCCATCAATCGCTTTGGCAAACCTGATTACGATAGAACATCAACATCGTGCCGCGACGAAACTGAAGATGCAGGTCCACGTATCGCACACCATCGGCTTATTCAATACCATGAACTTTCTGATGTCGCCGAGATATGGATTACCGAACGAACTGATGGCAGTGTCCACTGGGAACTGCATGGTAAGTATGTTGGTCTGAACGCACGGTAG
- a CDS encoding VOC family protein has translation MAVITTLGFAGRTEEALAFYREALDAETVFLMRFRDCPDQSHAEPGMEDLIFHATFRIDGSDFMASDVGFNDIETPPEFAGFSLLLRFDSTERAKRAFACLADRGTIVIPFEKSAFTDWYGIVVDRFGVSWKFNVQQDGG, from the coding sequence ATGGCAGTCATTACCACGCTTGGATTTGCCGGACGCACTGAAGAGGCGCTCGCATTTTACCGAGAGGCACTCGACGCAGAGACCGTGTTTCTGATGCGGTTCCGCGATTGTCCCGACCAATCGCACGCAGAACCTGGAATGGAAGACTTAATTTTTCACGCTACTTTTCGGATTGATGGCAGTGACTTCATGGCAAGCGATGTCGGGTTCAACGATATTGAGACCCCGCCTGAATTCGCAGGCTTTTCTCTCCTGTTGCGATTCGATTCAACAGAACGGGCGAAACGTGCGTTTGCGTGCCTCGCTGACCGTGGAACTATTGTCATTCCGTTTGAAAAATCTGCATTCACCGACTGGTATGGTATCGTGGTTGATCGCTTCGGCGTTTCGTGGAAATTCAACGTGCAACAAGACGGCGGGTAA